One Rosa chinensis cultivar Old Blush chromosome 5, RchiOBHm-V2, whole genome shotgun sequence genomic region harbors:
- the LOC112166544 gene encoding receptor-like protein 2 isoform X1, translating to MSFALTLSSPSLNWTTMDCCQWEGITCDVAGRVTHLHLSSKGLKLKGGIFSSSSLQNLTHLTHLNLSRNSLYGSLDQAGFFLSLGHLEVLDLSFNLLSGELPGSLSSSNNIRMVDLSSNRFHGAIPSSFFQQAKNLTCFNVMNNTFSGEEMPDGDHMAHFDGFQNLRILALRGCELTGQIPIWVSKLKKLEILDMSLNRITGSIPTWLGTFPMLFSINLGSNLISGEIPKELCTLPMLVSEQTAAQVDHGYLELPFFASQAVPDASILQFNSLSYFPPSIFLGDNSISGNIPTEIGKLQLLRTLDLSANQLSGNIPDQISDLKNLETLDLSVNHLSGEIPPSMTSLSFLSSFNVSSNNLEGEIPKSTQLQGLNVSAFEGNPELCGSPLLNLCQSFNGTDLDDDKNDGNQILGLHISVVLGFTIGLVGVCGSLLLIKTWRDAYFKFLNNVQDRLKC from the exons ATGTCTTTCGCCCTCACTCTGTCTTCTCCTTCCTTAAATTGGACTACCATGGATTGTTGCCAATGGGAAGGCATTACTTGTGATGTGGCTGGTCGAGTAACCCATTTGCACTTATCCTCCAAAGGCCTCAAACTCAAAGGAGGTATTTTTTCCTCATCATCACTCCAAAATCTCACACATCTCACCCACCTCAATCTCTCTCGCAATTCACTTTATGGTTCTTTAGATCAAGCCGGATTCTTCTTGTCCTTGGGTCATCTTGAGGTACTTGATTTGAGTTTTAACCTTCTTTCTGGAGAGCTCCCAGGTTCTCTATCATCATCCAATAATATTCGAATGGTGGATTTGTCTAGCAATCGCTTCCATGGTGCAATTCCATCCTCCTTCTTCCAACAAGCAAAGAATTTGACTTGTTTCAATGTCATGAACAACACCTTCTCAG gtgaagaaatGCCAGATGGTGATCACATGGCTCACTTTGATGGATTCCAAAATCTTAGGATTTTGGCTTTGCGTGGTTGTGAGCTCACCGGTCAAATACCCATATGGGTTTCTAAGCTCAAGAAGCTAGAGATCTTGGATATGTCTCTTAATAGAATCACAGGCTCAATTCCTACTTGGTTGGGGACTTTTCCAATGCTCTTTTCTATAAACTTGGGGTCCAACCTAATCTCAGGTGAAATTCCAAAAGAACTTTGCACACTACCAATGTTGGTATCTGAACAAACTGCAGCTCAAGTAGATCATGGTTATCTTGAATTGCCTTTCTTCGCTTCCCAAGCCGTGCCTGATGCAAGCATTTTACAGTTCAATTCTTTGTCTTACTTTCCGCCATCTATATTCTTAGGCGACAATAGCATCAGTGGCAATATACCTACTGAGATCGGAAAGTTGCAACTTCTCCGTACATTGGATCTGAGCGCCAACCAGCTGTCTGGCAACATTCCGGACCAAATATCTGATCTCAAAAACTTGGAGACGTTGGATCTTTCAGTGAATCATTTGTCTGGAGAAATCCCACCTTCAATGACGAGTCTTAGTTTCTTGTCATCTTTTAATGTCTCATCTAATAACTTGGAAGGAGAAATACCAAAAAGCACTCAGCTCCAAGGCTTGAATGTCTCAGCATTTGAGGGGAATCCGGAGCTTTGTGGTTCCCCGCTACTAAATCTGTGTCAATCATTCAATGGTACTGATTTAGATGATGATAAGAATGACGGGAATCAAATTCTAGGGTTGCATATTTCCGTTGTGCTTGGCTTCACTATAGGGTTGGTGGGAGTTTGTGGTTCATTATTGCTTATCAAGACCTGGAGAGATGCATATTTCAAATTCCTGAATAATGTACAAGATAGGCTCAAATGCTGA
- the LOC112166544 gene encoding receptor-like protein 2 isoform X2, whose protein sequence is MSFALTLSSPSLNWTTMDCCQWEGITCDVAGRVTHLHLSSKGLKLKGGEEMPDGDHMAHFDGFQNLRILALRGCELTGQIPIWVSKLKKLEILDMSLNRITGSIPTWLGTFPMLFSINLGSNLISGEIPKELCTLPMLVSEQTAAQVDHGYLELPFFASQAVPDASILQFNSLSYFPPSIFLGDNSISGNIPTEIGKLQLLRTLDLSANQLSGNIPDQISDLKNLETLDLSVNHLSGEIPPSMTSLSFLSSFNVSSNNLEGEIPKSTQLQGLNVSAFEGNPELCGSPLLNLCQSFNGTDLDDDKNDGNQILGLHISVVLGFTIGLVGVCGSLLLIKTWRDAYFKFLNNVQDRLKC, encoded by the exons ATGTCTTTCGCCCTCACTCTGTCTTCTCCTTCCTTAAATTGGACTACCATGGATTGTTGCCAATGGGAAGGCATTACTTGTGATGTGGCTGGTCGAGTAACCCATTTGCACTTATCCTCCAAAGGCCTCAAACTCAAAGGAG gtgaagaaatGCCAGATGGTGATCACATGGCTCACTTTGATGGATTCCAAAATCTTAGGATTTTGGCTTTGCGTGGTTGTGAGCTCACCGGTCAAATACCCATATGGGTTTCTAAGCTCAAGAAGCTAGAGATCTTGGATATGTCTCTTAATAGAATCACAGGCTCAATTCCTACTTGGTTGGGGACTTTTCCAATGCTCTTTTCTATAAACTTGGGGTCCAACCTAATCTCAGGTGAAATTCCAAAAGAACTTTGCACACTACCAATGTTGGTATCTGAACAAACTGCAGCTCAAGTAGATCATGGTTATCTTGAATTGCCTTTCTTCGCTTCCCAAGCCGTGCCTGATGCAAGCATTTTACAGTTCAATTCTTTGTCTTACTTTCCGCCATCTATATTCTTAGGCGACAATAGCATCAGTGGCAATATACCTACTGAGATCGGAAAGTTGCAACTTCTCCGTACATTGGATCTGAGCGCCAACCAGCTGTCTGGCAACATTCCGGACCAAATATCTGATCTCAAAAACTTGGAGACGTTGGATCTTTCAGTGAATCATTTGTCTGGAGAAATCCCACCTTCAATGACGAGTCTTAGTTTCTTGTCATCTTTTAATGTCTCATCTAATAACTTGGAAGGAGAAATACCAAAAAGCACTCAGCTCCAAGGCTTGAATGTCTCAGCATTTGAGGGGAATCCGGAGCTTTGTGGTTCCCCGCTACTAAATCTGTGTCAATCATTCAATGGTACTGATTTAGATGATGATAAGAATGACGGGAATCAAATTCTAGGGTTGCATATTTCCGTTGTGCTTGGCTTCACTATAGGGTTGGTGGGAGTTTGTGGTTCATTATTGCTTATCAAGACCTGGAGAGATGCATATTTCAAATTCCTGAATAATGTACAAGATAGGCTCAAATGCTGA